Genomic DNA from Lagenorhynchus albirostris chromosome 9, mLagAlb1.1, whole genome shotgun sequence:
ACAGCATGAAGAAGtcccagccagccctgcccaTCTCCACGATTGAAGAGAGGCTGGAGCAGTACACGCAGGCCATCGAGGTGCGCACAGGCCCCTCCGCTTCTGCAGGGCCTCCTCCATTCATGCACCCATTTCTCCAGCCAACCAGTGTCTCTCCATCCAACCAACTCCTGTCCTTTCACCTGCACTCTTCCATCCAGCCAACACCCCTTTATCCAACCAACCCACTCCATCCAACCAGGGTCCCTCCATTGATCCTACACGCCCCCACATCCAACTAACTAACACCCTTTTATTCAACTAACACTCTTCCATCCAATCTACACCCCTCCATCCAGTCAACACTACTCCATCCAACCAACACCCCTCCATCCTAGCAATGTTTTTCCATTCAGTCAATGTCCTTTCATCCAACCACTATTTTTTGTTTGACCAATGTTCCTCTACACAACCAACACCACTCCCTCCAACCAACACCCGTCCATCCACTTTCATCCAATTAGCTCCCCTCCATCCAGCCATCATTCCATCCAACCAACACCCTTCCGTTCAACCGCTGCTCCTCCGACCCTGTGCCAGGGGCAGCACGAGGACAGCCCCACATTTGTCTCGTATCTCACCCATCACCTGTGCTCTGCAGAGCAAGGGCGGTGTTTCACAAGTACACCGAGGGGAGGAAGACACGTTTTTCCAGAGCGCCTTCTTCCAGCCCTGCGTTGGATAAGCAGTCCTGGGGGAATGCAGCCATGCAGAGGACGCCATCTGTGTGCCGGAGCGGCTCACACAGGCCTCTCTGATGTGttccatgtggctgtccagtAAAGTGGTCCTGGGCTCTGTCTCCTCTGCAGACCTCTGGCCGGACCCCAAAGCTAGCCCGCCAGCCGTCCATCGAGCTGCCCAGCATGGCCGTGGCGAGCACCAAGAGTCGCTGGGAGACGGGAGAGGTGCAGGCTCAGTCCTCCGCCAAGTCCCCCACCTGTAAGGTAGGCTCCCGTCCTGGGGCACGGCTGGGCTCCCTCTGGAAGGCTAGCGTGGGACTGTCCAGGCTGAAGTGTGGGCAGAGGGCACTGTGGTGCGTGGGGGACGGGGTCTCCGCCAGGCTGGCTCCTGTGGAGGGCTGGCTGGGAAGGCTGCTGGGCCAGGTGAAGATGGACCGTGTCACCTTCCCTTCCCGGCCTCTTCCCCTGGGCTGTCACCCAAGGAGGCAGGTGTGCGGGCCCCGGGGCCTTGGCCCTGCAAGGCCAGGCAGGAGAAGTGACCAGGGCTCCAAGCCCCCAAGTCAGGGCTCTGCCCCTGTGACGTGGCTGCCTTCTGCCCGCAGGATATTGTCGCGGGAGACCTGAGCAAGAGGAACCTCTGGGAGCAGAAAGGAGGCCCCAAGGCTTCGCCGATGCTCAAGGTAGGGTCGGAATGTGACTGATGCGGGAGGGCGGGTCCAGCGGGCGAGGGGAAGGGGAGCTGCCCTCAGCGCACCTGGGGAGGCTTCCAAGAGGCAGCGCCACCTCCCCCTGCGCCTCTCACCTTTGCTCTCCACCTCCTTCCCCGACAGAGCACCCCGTCTGCCAAGAGGTACAAGTTTGTGGCCACTGGACACGGGAAGTACGAGAAAGTGCTCGTGGACGAGGGCTCGGCGCCCTAGGCCGTCCTTCTCGGTGAGTCGGGGGCGGCGGCCAGAGCGCGACGTGTCGTGGGCAGAATTCGCCGCTCTGGGTGCGCGGTGGCAGGGACTGCGAGGTGACATGTGAGGGCTGAATGCCCGGCCTCAGAGCTGGCCACAGCCCGTCTCTGAGGGTCCTCCAGTCCACAGACCcgtgccccctcccaccccaccatccCCTGGTTCCTGCCCTGCTCCTGTCGCCCACAGGGAAGCGCAGGCTCCCTGCTGGGAGGAGGCCCCCATCTCCCAGCCGGGCTCCTCGGGCAGGTGAGCCCGGCCCGGCCACCACAGGGTGAGCGTGGCAGGAGGGGGTTGACACGGATCCCCGGGAGCTCAGGTTCCCACCGGGCAGTGGGCTGTGAGGGTTTCAAAGGAGCCAGAACCTTGTCCTCGCCCTCCTGCCCCGGTGAGGAGCCGCTCCCACCCCGGCACCTGGTGAGGAGTCAGAAAGGTGACCCGCTGCCATGGTTACGGTTACGCACACTTTTATTAGCGGCCTGGGTCCCGGGATCCGTTTACAACATCCATCATGTCCCCTCCTGACGGCTTCCTCCCTTCTGAGTCCTGCTCCGGGGGCTGTGGCTGGAGCTTCCCCCCAGCACCTCCGTGTCCGCCTCGTAGCACGGCTGCCCCGTCTGGGCCCCAGTGCTTGTCCCGAGTCAGACCCCAGCTGAGTGCAGACTGGGGGTCCCCATCGCTGCCCCCTCCgggccacccccccccccccccccgccacttgGCCAGGCTGACTTCGGACCTCCCTCCTCATCCAGCTTCTAGGCTGAGACCCCAGCCCTCTGTCTCCCATCAGCGAGTCCCCCTCAAGCTCCGCACCCAGGCGGGGGGAGCAGAGGTGGCAGTgaaggggcaggggtgtggggccAGCTACCCCCCGGGCCTGGACCTGGCTCCCCGCACCCGTCGGGCCTCCGTCCTTGGGAGGCGCGGCTGCCAAGCCGCCGATGCAGCTAACGGAGCCCACGGTGCCTGCGACTGAGTCACCCCGACCACTCCCACTCTGCACGACAGCATAGCTCGTCCCCCCAACCTTTCTCGGCAGAAGGGCCGGGGCCCCAGAATCCTGCTCATCCTGTCAATCATCAGGGCTCGTCACCCAGAGCGTGTGGGGCTCCGCTGGGCCCTGATCCCCGCCTGCAGCTTCCCTGGACCCAGGCAGGGTCTCGCTGGTGACCACCTCCtgcacccccaccccaagccctgtGCGCACACTCAGGCCGGCCTTGCCCTGCAGGGTCACGCATGCAGCCCCAGCCTCAGAGCAGACTTGGGTACGGTCTGTCTCCCCAGAAGTTCACCCCAGaagtcctcacccccaccccagtgcagagccctccccgcccctccacaCCGTCCAAACCCGCCGCCTCCTTAATCCCAGCTGCTCCCGGCCGCGCCCCACCTCCCACCACGGTCCTTTGTGGCTGTGGCTTCCCAGCTGGACCCTCAGCCCCTCTTCTGCCCCCCACGGTCCCGGGGCCCCCCCGGCCATTCACTGGGGCCTCCAGCCAGCTGCCGAACGATTGAAGttctggggctgggggctcagggcCGGGATGGGGTAGCGCgtgggagggggctgggcggCCACCTCCTGCAGTTTCCGGGCGTTGAAGCGAGGCCAGTAAAGGAAGGGCAGGCGGCTGAGGCCAGGCGGGGCGCACACCCCATCCCGGGGCCCCACCTGGCCGCCACGGGACTCTGCCACTGACATGCGGCACAGCACTGCGTCCCACATCCTGGAGGACCGTGAGGCGGGGGCCGGCCGGGGCGCCGAGTCAGTGGGggctgcccctcccagccccgcGTGCCCCGGGCTCGGCTCTGGCCCCGGGAAGGGGGCCTCTTCCAGCAGCTGCTTCTTGAGGCGTGTCCAGCCGCTGAGCTGGGGCTTGGGCGCGACTTTGGGGACAGGGCACGGGTGGGTGCCTGACGGTGGGGCAGGGGATGAGGCCTCTTGGGGGCTGGAGACCTGCTCAGCCTCAGCGGCAGGGCCGGCCGGGGCGGGGTCCTCCCGGTGCCCGGCTTCGGGGGCCCCAGAGGCCAGCCTGTAAGGCGAGGGTCCTGGTGAGCGGTAGGTGGGGGCAATGGACACCACCACCCGGCTGCTGGCCTCTCTGGGCCCTGAGGCCTGGAAGCCGGGGGCCGGCCTGGGCACAGAGGGCTCGCCGTGCCGAGGGCTGGCAGCCTGGGCCCTGGCGGGCAGTGAGTGGATGCGGACCACAGGCAGCAGGGGCTGAGCCCTGGGAGGGCGGATGGCTGTGCCCTGGGCCCGGTCGCCAGGCCCACCATCCGGGGCCACTGGGGAGGGCGCAGGGGTCCCGGCCTGCGGGGACGGTGCCCGGCGGAAGCGCACCTGGCTGTTGTGGGTGCCCCTCACGGTGGGGCCTGAGACCTGGGCAAAGCCGCAGGGGGACTGGGCGGGTTCTGCCACCGGGGCTGCGAGCCGGGGCCCCGTGGGCTTGGAGCGTGAGGCCAGGCTCCTGAGCTGGGTGAGGCTGATGGAGAACGTGGACCTTTGCAGGGGGGACGCCACGCGGTGGATGACGCGGGTGTGgggggagcagggcagggtggCCACCGCCCGCGGCGCCTCCGCGGGCCGCGGGGCCGGGGTCTCCTGGTCATGGCCGGCCTCGCTCACGGGGGATAAGGACGTGCGGAAAGGCCCGGGCGGGGCAGGCGGCCCGGCCCTGCTCGTCCTCTTCCGGGCTGCCTTCCTCAGGAGCTTCTGCAGACGCAGGTTGTCCTTCCCGGGCTTGGGCAGCAGCGGTGGGGGGGGTCCCGGGGGCCCCGGGGGGCGCCGGCCAGCCATCTCAGGGGCCACGGAGGCAGCCGAGGTGAGCATCGCTGCACCCTAGGGCGGGCGGGAGGGACAGCCGTGGGCccaaccctcctccccacaggccGCCTCCCTGCGGGAGGGCACACAGCCCCTAGTCACGCAGAGGACCCAGGCCCAGAGGGCCTGCAGCCTGACCGTCAGAAGCTCTGCTCCCTCAGCACGTGGCCCCTGCCATGCGCGCTCCAGGCATGAGCGTCTGCACGCCCATGGGGCGGCCCCACCATCATTCCGCTTTAGAAACGAGCCCACGGAGGCCCGAGGTGCTCTGTGGGTGACGGAGGAGGGCTGGGACCTGGCTCCGGGTGCTGCCCGTGTGCACAGTGGGGGCCGGGAGACGCACAGGCGGGCGCCAAGCGGGAGGCACGTGCTGGGCCAGCCGCCTGCGAGGGCAGGAAGAGTGCCCGCCCGCAAGCGTGAGGGCCGCCTTGCTGTCGCCGGCCTGACCACAGGCGCGTCCGCTGCGAGCCAGCGGAGAGGTGGCGGCCAGAGGCTCGGGAGGGCTGCGGCTGCATCATCAGAGGTAgacggggtgggaggtgggagcggTTTTCGCTGAGCTACGCTAAACGGGATGTTCCCGCAGACGTCCCGGCGGGGTGGTCCTGGCCAAGCCGCCCGCCCTGGTTTCTGGGCGCCACGTGCTCCCGAGGACGTTGACAAATGGCGGCTGGGCCGAGCCAGGGCCGccagcctgggggaggagggaggcctgggggctGCTGCCATGAGGCCGGCTCTGTCAGGCAGGAGTGCGTCGTCTGCTCAGGGAGGGGCCCGAGGGGTCTGCTGGGGCTCGCTCTGGGCTGCTGCCCACCTCAGTGAGGGGGGGCCGGGACCCCAGGGTTAGCCTGGGGGCTGTCAGGCCAGCTGGCAAACAGGCAGTAGGCAGTGTCCCTCCACCCTGAATCCCGAGCAGGGCCCAGGGCACCAGAGCGTGGTATCAGGAAGCAGGCTTCCAGGCCGGAGGTGGACACGGTCTCGGGGGCTGTCGCAGGGAGGCTGCTcctccagggctggggggagCGGGGTGGGATGGGCAGGCCAGGGACCCCCAGAGAGAGGCTGCAGGCCCGGACAGGCAGAGCCACGGCCCCTCCTCGAACTGCAGCCTGACGCTCCCCCGACCTGTGTTTCAGCTTTCCCAAGACTGCAGCACCGCCAGCGGCACCTCCTGGCTCCCGACCCACGTGCCCAGGGGAGAGGCCGGCCAGATGaacgcccccccgccccccactggcCCCGCCGAAGAAGCTGCTTCTCATGGTCTGCCTGGCCCGCGAGCACCCCCGACATCCGTCACCTCTTGCTCCTGGACCCTCCAACCTTTCCCCCtgacccccagctctgcccctcacaGTTCCGGGAGGAAAGGAACTCTGGCTGTTGGTTGGCAAAAGGACCACCTCCAGAGAAGCTGCGAGCTCCCAGGGAAGGCGCAGCCGGTGCAGAGAGAGGCCACGTGCTGGGGCCTCCGTGTCCAAAGCCACCAACACCCACAACAGCACTgggcccccccgccccgccccgcttGCAGCCCTCCACTTTGTGCAGTAAACTCCCTTTGGTGTCTCCACGTGCTGGCTCTCTGGGGCTCACTGAcgggggaggggccgggagcAGGGCCCATTGGAAAGGCCATC
This window encodes:
- the PRR33 gene encoding proline-rich protein 33, which translates into the protein MLTSAASVAPEMAGRRPPGPPGPPPPLLPKPGKDNLRLQKLLRKAARKRTSRAGPPAPPGPFRTSLSPVSEAGHDQETPAPRPAEAPRAVATLPCSPHTRVIHRVASPLQRSTFSISLTQLRSLASRSKPTGPRLAAPVAEPAQSPCGFAQVSGPTVRGTHNSQVRFRRAPSPQAGTPAPSPVAPDGGPGDRAQGTAIRPPRAQPLLPVVRIHSLPARAQAASPRHGEPSVPRPAPGFQASGPREASSRVVVSIAPTYRSPGPSPYRLASGAPEAGHREDPAPAGPAAEAEQVSSPQEASSPAPPSGTHPCPVPKVAPKPQLSGWTRLKKQLLEEAPFPGPEPSPGHAGLGGAAPTDSAPRPAPASRSSRMWDAVLCRMSVAESRGGQVGPRDGVCAPPGLSRLPFLYWPRFNARKLQEVAAQPPPTRYPIPALSPQPQNFNRSAAGWRPQ